The following proteins come from a genomic window of Metarhizium brunneum chromosome 2, complete sequence:
- the CXT1_3 gene encoding Beta-1,2-xylosyltransferase 1: protein MSKMLFTGPFVRRRSNFLRYAVLAFILLVAFWKFHQRAEDLVSFDLTVNPPPGGSKGTTADDDKTDKSQSTDSDSVKPPVRPDSTRRPEGTVPTVDSEGRHPIDKLIYDAQHQFAAVASGESKTLEQAAQAYRKARGRHPPPHFDKWFEYAQSHNALIVEAFFDQIYEDLEPFWGIDPAPMRREASQFEMTINVRNGTATAGSDWMWTRIWLDMAKTIEALLPDMDIALNAMDEPRLVAPWEDIDAYMKKASHTRKLPKAAKTVNKFHSWPEPKTGFLAGDIVDKNWEKDEFYWKIVRRGCPPNSLARTTELQTSFQDPPTISNAYAKPHFYKGYVSNYTKSIQVCHQPDLQGLEGLLIRPLSTKSTKVMFPMFGGSKLTVNNEILLPAPMYYNGEERFVGNGDHGVEWPEKTDKAIWRGVATGGRNTEDNWRGFQRHRFVAMNNGTKVARVESGEDRAENFVLPEKEYGVQARADQNLGPWVDEFADVGFIDLMCNTPDQGNYCNYTDFYFKAMDGIKLTEQFNYKFLPDIDGNSFSGRYLGFLRSTSLPIKSTIFREWHDSRLVPWKHFVPMDNRFTDYYGIMEFFRGYQGRNSHDEAAKRIAMEGKEWAERVLRREDMQIYMLRLLLEYARVMDDDRESMGWTDDVAMNPSLAKSWSWWW from the exons atGTCCAAGATGTTGTTCACTGGGCCCTTCGTACGGCGGCGGTCAAACTTCCTTCGCTACGCCGTCTTAGCTTTCATTCTCTTGGTAGCGTTTTGGAAATTTCACCAACGCGCTGAAGACCTGGTTAGTTTTGATCTGACCGTGAACCCCCCTCCTGGGGGAAGCAAGGGAACCACTGCTGATGACGATAAAACCGACAAGAGCCAGTCGACCGACTCAGATTCAGTAAAACCACCTGTGAGGCCGGACAGCACCAGGCGACCGGAAGGGACTGTACCGACTGTTGACTCAGAGGGCCGTCACCCGATAGACAAGCTTATCTATGATGCTCAGCATCAGTTTGCAGCAGTAGCTTCTGGCGAATCAAAAACATTGGAGCAGGCTGCCCAGGCTTATCGCAAGGCTCGTGGAAggcatcctcctccacatTTTGACAAATGGTTCGAATACGCCCAGTCACACAATGCTCTGATTGTAGAAGCATTCTTTGACCAGATATACGAAGACTTGGAACCATTCTGGGGCATCGACCCTGCACCGATGCGCCGCGAGGCTAGCCAGTTTGAAATGACTATCAATGTTCGTAATGGCACAGCCACGGCTGGGTCCGATTGGATGTGGACTAGGATCTggctcgacatggccaagactaTCGAGGCTTTGCTTCCCGACATGGACATAGCTCTTAATGCCATGGATGAACCTCGACTGGTTGCCCCATGGGAGGATATCGACGCATATATGAAGAAGGCCTCTCATACACGAAAGCTTCCAAAAGCTGCCAAGACGGTGAACAAATTTCACTCTTGGCCTGAACCAAAGACCGGCTTTCTAGCAGGTGACATTGTTGATAAGAATTGGGAGAAGGATG AATTCTACTGGAAGATTGTTCGGCGTGGCTGCCCCCCCAACAGTCTTGCGAGGACGACGGAGCTTCAGACCTCTTTCCAAGACCCCCCAACTATTAGCAATGCATATGCTAAACCTCATTTTTACAAAGGCTACGTTTCCAACTATACCAAGTCAATCCAAGTGTGTCATCAGCCTGATTTGCAAGGCCTGGAGGGCCTTCTCATCCGACCCTTGTCGACCAAATCCACCAAGGTGATGTTTCCCATGTTTGGTGGTTCCAAGTTGACTGTCAACAATGAGATTCTCCTTCCAGCACCCATGTACTACAACGGAGAAGAGCGTTTTGTCGGTAACGGTGACCACGGTGTTGAATGGCCCGAGAAGACCGATAAAGCCATATGGCGCGGTGTGGCGACTGGTGGGAGAAACACAGAGGACAATTGGCGCGGCTTCCAACGTCATCGGTTCGTTGCCATGAACAATGGCACCAAGGTCGCTcgtgtcgagtctggtgagGACAGGGCAGAGAACTTTGTTCTTCCGGAGAAGGAATATGGTGTGCAGGCTCGTGCAGACCAAAATCTGGGACCTTGGGTTGACGAGTTCGCCGATGTTGGGTTCATCGACCTCATGTGCAACACCCCTGATCAAGGGAACTATTGCAACTATACCGACTTTTACTTCAAAGCCATGGATGGCATCAAGCTGACCGAGCAGTTCAACTATAAGTTCTTGCCTGACATTGACGGCAACTCATTTTCTGGCCGATACCTAGGGTTTCTACGATCTACTTCACTCCCCATCAAGTCAACCATCTTCCGTGAGTGGCATGACTCTCGTCTGGTGCCATGGAAGCACTTTGTTCCCATGGACAACCGATTTACAGACTACTACGGCATCATGGAATTCTTCCGTGGATACCAGGGTCGTAATTCTCACGATGAGGCTGCCAAAAGAATTGCAATGGAAGGCAAAGAGTGGGCAGAGCGGGTCCTTCGCAGGGAAGACATGCAAATATATATGCTGCGACTGTTACTCGAATATGCTCGCGTTATGGATGACGACCGCGAGTCCATGGGCTGGACAGATGACGTCGCCATGAACCCATCACTGGCCAAGTcatggtcatggtggtggtAA
- the VPS4 gene encoding Vacuolar protein sorting-associated protein 4, with protein sequence MSTNFRDRAIAEVQKAIAADHAKEYQKAFDLYMSSMELWVKALKWEKNKALKATMQEKMATYLDRAEKLKQFLQSEADTNANGGKALMGANGASTGKGKGAPEDDDSKKLRNALSGAILQERPNVRWEDIAGLEGAKETLKEAVVLPIKFPSLFQGKRQAWKGILLYGPPGTGKSYLAKAVATEANSTFFSISSSDLVSKWMGESERLVKALFSMARENKPSVIFIDEIDALCGPRGEGESEASRRIKTEILVQMDGVGNDSKGILVLGATNIPWQLDAAIRRRFQRRVHIGLPDLNGRARMFKLAVGDTDTALQAGDYNTLANTSDGFSGSDIANVVQHALMRPVRKILQATHFKPVMKDGKRMLTPCSPGDPEKIEMTYDGVNSDELLAPDVSLKDFEMALEDSHPTVSKEDIEKQIDWTNEFGSEGA encoded by the exons ATGTCAACAAATTTCCGCGACCGGGCCATCGCCGAGGTCCAGAAAGCTATTGCTGCTGACCATGCCAAGGAATATCAGAAGGCGTTCGATCTCTACATGTCCAGCATGGAGTTATGGGTCAAGGCCCTGAAGtgggagaagaacaaggctCTCAAGGCAACCATGCAAGAGAAGATGGCGACGTATCTCGATCGTGCCGAAAAGCTCAAACAATTCCTACAGTCCGAGGCCGacaccaacgccaacggCGGGAAAGCTCTCATGGGTGCAAATGGCGCAAGCACAGGCAAAGGTAAAGGTGCtcccgaggacgacgacagcaAAAAGCTCAGGAATGCCTTGTCCGGGGCCATTTTGCAAGAAAGACCAAATGTTCGGTGGGAGGATATTGCTGGTCTAGAAGGGGCCAAGGAAACTCTCAAGGAAGCTGTTGTGTTACCCATCAAATTTCCCAGCTTGTTCCAGGGCAAACGTCAAGCGTGGAAGGGTATTTTGCTTTACGGTCCCCCGGGTACTGGAAAAAGTTATCTTGCCAAGGCCGTTGCAACGGAAGCCAACAGTACATTCTTCAGCATCAGCAGTTCAGACTTGGTGAGCAAATGGATGGGTGAAAGTGAAAG ACTTGTAAAGGCTCTCTTCTCCATGGCAAGAGAGAACAAGCCGTCGGTCATTTTCATTGACGAAATTGACGCTCTTTGCGGTCCACGTGGTGAGGGAGAATCCGAAGCTTCTCGACGCATCAAGACCGAGATCCTCGTCCAAATGGATGGTGTTGGCAATGACAGCAAGGGTATTCTTGTCCTCGGCGCAACCAATATTCCCTGGCAACTTGACGCAGCCATTCGTCGACGATTCCAAAGACGAGTGCACATTGGCCTCCCAGACCTCAATGGTAGAGCAAGAATGTTCAAGCTTGCCGTTGGTGATACCGACACTGCTTTGCAAGCTGGCGATTACAATACGCTTGCCAATACATCGGATGGGTTTTCCGGAAGCGATATTGCCAATGTGGTGCAACATGCTCTTATGCGCCCTGTTCGCAAGATTTTGCAAGCTACGCATTTCAAACCT GTCATGAAAGACGGAAAGAGGATGTTGACGCCATGCTCTCCAGGTGACCCTGAGAAGATCGAAATGACATACGACGGCGTCAATTCAGACGAGCTCTTGGCGCCCGACGTCTCGCTGAAGGACTTTGAGATGGCTTTAGAGGATTCGCACCCTACAGTATCTAAAGAGGACATTGAGAAGCAAATCGACTGGACCAATGAGTTTGGAAGTGAAGGTGCCTAG
- the PFDN6 gene encoding Prefoldin subunit 6 has product MAEIQAKLQTLSDEYQKLQQDLQNTVNSRQKLQSQQQENAGVFKEFEKLGEDETIYKLMGPVLLKQDKVEAESTVKGRLDFIAGEVTRLETQIKETQDELEKKKAEIIQIQASAQAAAGGKGPQK; this is encoded by the exons ATGGCTGAGATCCAGGCCAAGCTCCAGACTCTGTCTGACGAGTACCAGAAACTTCAGCAAG ATTTACAAAACACCGTAAACTCTCGGCAAAAATTACAAAGTCAACAGCAAGAGAACGCTGGTGTCTTCAAG GAGTTTGAAAAGCTGGGAGAGGATGAAACCATCTATAAGCTCATGGGTCCTGTGCTTCTGAAACAAGACAAGGTTGAGGCAGAGAGCACCGTTAAAGGGCGTCTAGACTTTATTGCAGGCGAAGT AACGAGGCTGGAGACACAGATCAAGGAGACTcaggacgagctggagaagaagaaggcggaaATCATTCAAATCCAAGCCTCCGCTCAAGCCGCTGCGGGCGGAAAAGGACCTCAAAAATGA
- the sst2 gene encoding AMSH-like protease sst2, which produces MDAGSGMRPTRPQSVKELVAQAENFTFNANIPFKHWTRAAETLYQEASFALSDGDYGRAYMMLYRHSVLVLRCLQTHPQFKDPESRKAFRPLSKRIDRVIADLEEIKPIINDEYAEWERVRPAGSKLEEQGPLKSPSSYGEFAARDPSLSGNATVLDASENQELAVELAQKELARRDTVRQANRRTRVYGDTILTSRLGDGQKLDFSLQSQMEAVRRATESSQQDLYESQTHKPTTTPHREAVPQSYVYPSISKSRPLQLDEAPQTPPRPPSLSPPSRPPKEYIHAPPRDPSYISRRELPVVPNKVPVADSLSASYPSYEVARKNQPPLPPKTLDGPSLPKKERLAFKPGAYLENGDPIRSVFLPSKLRAAFLDVAAPNTNKGLEMCGILCGTPVNNALFVRSLLIPDQKCTSDTCETENESAIFDYCAGEDLMVLGWIHTHPTQTCFMSSRDLHTHAGYQVMMPESIAIVCAPRFTPSYGIFRLTHPPGLDHILDCRQSETFHQHSVDNLYRETEYPNGHVYESEKMPFEVKDLRRK; this is translated from the exons ATGGATGCTGGATCAGGCATGCGGCCAACACGGCCGCAGAGCGTGAAAGAGCTTGTCGCCCAGGCTGAGAACTTCACTTTTAACGCAAACATTCCGTTCAAGCACTGGACTAGAGCTGCAGAGACGCTTTACCAAGAG GCCTCGTTCGCCCTGTCGGATGGCGACTATGGCCGAGCATATATGATGTTGTATCGACATTCAGTGCTGGTCTTGAGATGCCTCCAGACACACCCTCAGTTTAAAGACCCCGAGAGCCGTAAAGCCTTTCGTCCGCTTTCCAAGCGTATAGACCGCGTTATCGCCGATCTCGAAGAAATAAAACCTATAATCAATGACGAATATGCTGAATGGGAGCGAGTGAGACCTGCGGGCTCGAAACTAGAGGAACAAGGACCATTAAAGTCACCATCAAGTTACGGGGAATTTGCGGCGCGCGACCCCAGCCTGAGCGGCAATGCAACTGTTTTAGACGCATCCGAGAACCAAGAACTGGCTGTAGAGTTGGCGCAGAAGGAGTTGGCGCGGAGAGATACAGTTCGTCAGGCGAACAGACGTACTCGGGTTTACGGAGATACCATTCTTACGTCTCGCCTTGGCGATGGCCAAAAACTCGACTTCAGCCTTCAAAGCCAGATGGAAGCTGTTCGAAGAGCCACTGAATCTTCACAACAAGATCTATATGAAAGCCAAACCCACAAGCCAACGACTACGCCGCACCGAGAAGCCGTGCCGCAGTCGTACGTTTACCCGTCAATATCGAAATCGAGACCTCTTCAGTTGGATGAAGCCCCTCAAACACCACCACGACCACCCAGCTTATCGCCCCCCAGCCGCCCTCCTAaagaatacatacatgcccCCCCCAGAGATCCGTCATACATATCTCGACGGGAGTTACCAGTAGTTCCGAACAAAGTTCCGGTTGCGGACTCACTTTCGGCATCTTATCCAAGTTATGAGGTGGCAAGGAAGAATCAACCCCCCCTTCCTCCAAAAACACTGGATGGCCCATCACTTCCTAAGAAAGAACGACTGGCATTCAAACCTGGAGCATATCTCGAAAATGGCGATCCAATCCGTTCTGTATTTCTTCCCAGTAAACTTCGAGCTGCCTTCTTAGACGTCGCAGCTCCAAACACAAACAAGGGCCTGGAAATGTGCGGCATCCTGTGCGGGACACCCGTTAATAACGCATTATTCGTGCGCAGCTTGCTCATTCCAGATCAAAAATGCACGTCAGATACTTGTGAAACAGAAAACGAGAGCGCAATATTTGACTACTGTGCTGGGGAGGATTTGATGGTTCTCGGATGGATTCATACGCACCCAACTCAAACTTGCTTCATGAGTTCTCGAGATTTGCACACCCACGCTGGATATCAGGTTATGATGCCAGAGAGTATTGCAATAGTGTGTGCACCTAGATTTACTCCGTC GTATGGCATATTCCGATTGACACACCCGCCGGGACTGGACCATATCCTGGATTGCAGGCAATCGGAAACCTTCCATCAGCACTCGGTTGACAATTTGTACCGAGAAACGGAATATCCAAACGGTCATGTTTACGAGAGCGAGAAGATGCCATTTGAAGTCAAAGATCTGAGGAGGAAATGA
- the ppoC gene encoding Linoleate 10R-lipoxygenase, translating into MSPHGEHNGESATNGAQNGAHTNGAHTNGAHTNGTQTNGTHTNGHDAREKGVSEKVVQPTETQKSGSKKTSSTGALMQLRRASRRPLPTEMGDGTYRNILRRPTLMQDLKSFGLGDLKTLRDIVKAKLKRETQQDDKTMIMERTIQLVSTMPNKSKRQEILTNSFIDTLWNSLDHPPLLYMGDEYKYRQPDGSNNNPLMPKLGAAGTPYSRTCKPGPANMGALPDPELIYEAVMARDGFKKNPNNVSSILWYWATIVIHDLFWTNSKDPNQNDSSSYLDLSPLYGKSKEDCDSIRTFKDGKLKPDTFADRRLIGNPPGVCILLIMFNRFHNHVVANLASINEGNRFAKPAAHLEGDALAAAWKKYDEDLFQTARLVTSGLYINITLVDYVRNIVNLNRVDTEWTLDPRQEMGVAVGTAKGAESGVGNVVSAEFNLCYRWHSCISEMDDKWIQDFYTQILGDNYGEMNLQTLIAAVKRYETTIPEEPSERTFGGFTRGSDGRFNDDELVDAISTAIEQPGGAFGAQNVPRIMKPVEILGIIRGRKWNLCGLNEFRKHFGLKAYDTFEDINSDPGVADALRNLYQHPDHVELYPGIVAEEGKAPMVPGVGIAPTYTISRVVLSDAVSLVRGDRHYTTDYHPGYLTQWGFNEANYNLEINHGCVFYKLFIRAFPNHFRYNSIYAHYPMVTPKENRMILTNLKRADRFDFGRPEFIAPPIHLTSYGAAQHVLTNQGKYKVTYREAFQFLVGSSGTKCMLAGDDPAHAEQRKVMHSLLYEDGWKASIKSFYAMITERLFAEKSYKIAGKAQVDVVRDIGNLAHTHFAARMFNLPLKSTENPKGVFSEQELYEALAMLFICIFLDLDPVKSFPLRQKAKEVTEQLVKAVEMNVKLTKSLGIRGLYTGPSPKSDDLSMYGVNLIKGLSKAGLGAHDIVCSHVLPVAGAMVPVQAQAFAQAVDWYLSPEGQEYIPELQRLAVAESSPENDALLLGYAMEGVRLASAFGLFREAAETETIKEDDGREVHVKAGDRVFVSLASAAREEAYFPEANKVNPRRPIDSYMHYGAGPHSCLGRQVSQVALVEMFRALFRKRGLKRVPGPLGELKKIPQPGGLYLYMTENWGGVSPFPTSMKISWDE; encoded by the exons ATGTCTCCTCATGGGGAACACAACGGCGAGAGCGCTACCAATGGCGCGCAAAATGGCGCTCACACAAATGGCGCTCACACAAATGGTGCTCACACAAATGGCACGCAGACAAATGGTACACACACAAATGGCCATGACGCTCGAGAGAAGGGAGTCTCTGAGAAGGTTGTACAGCCAACAGAGACCCAAAAGTCGGGAAGTAAGAAGACTTCATCCACTGGGGCTTTGATGCAGTTGCGTCGGGCTTCACGACGCCCTCTCCCTACGGAGATGGGGGATGGCACTTATAGAAACATTCTCAGGCGACCAACTCTGATGCAGGATCTCAAATCATTTGGATTGGGTG ATCTTAAAACACTTCGAGATATTGTCAAAGCGAAGCTGAAGAGAGAGACTCAGCAAGATGACAAGACCATGATTATGGAGCGCACTATTCAATTGGTCTCCACGATGCCGAATAAATCGAAGCGACAAGAAATACTTACCAACTCTTTCATTGATACGCTCTGGAACTCTCTAGATCACCCACCGTTGCTGTACATGGGTGATGAGTACAAGTATCGCCAACCAGATGGATCTAATAAC AATCCGTTGATGCCGAAGCTTGGGGCCGCTGGGACTCCATATTCGCGCACTTGCAAGCCAGGGCCAGCCAACATGGGGGCACTGCCTGATCCCGAGCTTATCTATGAGGCTGTCATGGCTAGGGACGGGTTTAAGAAAAATCCAAACAACGTGTCTAGCATTTTATGGTATTGGGCGACTATTGTAATCCACG ATTTGTTCTGGACGAATTCAAAGGATCCCAATCAAAACGACTCCTCATCATATCTTGACCTGTCTCCTCTATATggaaaaagcaaagaggATTGTGACTCAATTCGAACCTTCAAAGATGGCAAGCTGAAGCCAGATACTTTTGCAGATCGACGGCTCATTGGTAACCCACCCGGAGTCTGCATCCTGCTCATCATGTTTAACCGTTTTCACAACCACGTGGTCGCCAACTTGGCTTCCATTAACGAGGGCAACCGATTCGCAAAGCCTGCAGCGCACCTGGAAGGCGATGCGCTCGCAGCTGCTTGGAAAAAGTACGATGAGGACTTGTTCCAGACGGCTCGACTTGTCACATCTGGTCTATACATAAACATTACTCTTGTCGACTATGTGCGCAACATCGTTAATCTCAACAGAGTCGACACAGAGTGGACGTTGGATCCGAGACAGGAGATGGGAGTCGCCGTGGGCACCGCCAAAGGCGCAGAAAGTGGTGTTGGTAATGTTGTCTCTGCCGAGTTCAATCTGTGCTACAGATGGCATTCGTGCATCTCTGAGATGGACGACAAGTGGATTCAGGACTTTTATACGCAAATTCTCGGCGACAACTATGGCGAGATGAACCTTCAGACTCTTATTGCAGCCGTCAAGAGATATGAGACGACCATCCCTGAGGAGCCCTCAGAGCGCACATTTGGCGGATTTACTCGCGGGTCTGATGGACGCTTCAACGATGACGAGCTCGTCGATGCCATCTCTACAGCAATTGAGCAGCCCGGCGGTGCGTTTGGAGCTCAGAACGTGCCTCGAATTATGAAGCCAGTTGAGATACTGGGCATCATCCGAGGTCGCAAGTGGAATCTCTGTGGCCTCAATGAATTCCGCAAGCATTTTGGACTCAAGGCATATGACACGTTCGAGGACATCAATTCGGATCCTGGTGTTGCCGACGCTTTGAGGAATCTGTACCAGCATCCTGACCATGTTGAATTATATCCTGGTATCGTGGCTGAAGAAGGCAAGGCACCTATGGTTCCAGGCGTAGGAATTGCTCCTACCTACACCATCTCCAGAGTCGTGCTCTCTGATGCCGTCTCTCTGGTCCGTGGCGACAGGCATTATACCACCGATTACCATCCCGGGTACTTGACCCAATGGGGATTCAACGAAGCCAACTATAATTTGGAGATCAACCATGGTTGCGTGTTCTACAAGCTGTTCATTCGTGCGTTCCCCAACCACTTCAGGTATAACTCGATCTACGCGCATTATCCCATGGTCACACCAAAGGAGAACCGCATGATTCTCACAAATCTGAAGCGAGCGGATCGCTTCGACTTTGGTAGACCAGAATTCATCGCGCCACCAATCCATCTTACTTCGTATGGTGCAGCCCAGCACGTTCTCACCAACCAGGGCAAGTACAAGGTTACGTATAGAGAAGCGTTCCAGTTCCTCGTGGGCTCCTCTGGCACTAAATGCATGTTGGCTGGCGATGACCCTGCTCACGCGGAACAACGCAAGGTCATGCATTCTCTACTATACGAGGATGGCTGGAAAGCTTCAATCAAGAGTTTCTATGCTATGATTACGGAGCGTCTGTTTGCCGAGAAATCGTACAAGATTGCTGGAAAAGCTCAAGTTGACGTTGTACGCGATATTGGCAACCTGGCCCACACGCACTTTGCCGCAAGAATGTTCAATTTGCCCCTGAAGTCGACTGAAAATCCGAAGGGCGTATTCTCTGAGCAAGAGCTGTATGAGGCGCTGGCGATGTTGTTTATCTGCATCTTTTTAGACCTTGACCCTGTCAAGTCGTTCCCTCTCCGACAGAAGGCAAAGGAAGTGACCGAGCAGCTGGTCAAAGCTGTAGAGATGAATGTCAAATTGACCAAGTCTCTGGGCATTCGAGGCCTCTATACCGGTCCTTCTCCCAAGAGTGACGACCTGTCTATGTATGGTGTCAATCTCATAAAGGGGCTGTCTAaggctggccttggcgcgCACGATATTGTGTGCAGTCATGTTTTGCCAGTTGCTGGTGCCATGGTGCCTGTTCAAGCCCAAGCG TTCGCCCAAGCCGTGGACTGGTACCTCTCTCCAGAAGGCCAAGAGTATATACCAGAACTTCAACGCCTGGCCGTGGCGGAATCGAGCCCGGAAAACGAtgccctcctcctcggctACGCCATGGAGGGTGTCCGTCTGGCTAGTGCGTTTGGTCTCTTCCGTGAAGCTGCTGAGACAGAGACCatcaaagaagacgacgggcGTGAGGTCCATGTCAAGGCTGGCGACCGCGTCTTTGTGTCACTTGCCTCTGCGGCCCGCGAAGAAGCATACTTCCCAGAAGCAAACAAGGTTAACCCACGACGCCCAATCGATAGCTACATGCACTATGGTGCTGGACCACATAGTTGCCTGGGCAGGCAAGTCAGCCAGGTTGCGCTGGTGGAGATGTTCCGCGCACTGTTTAGAAAGAGGGGATTGAAGAGAGTTCCTGGACCTCTGGgtgagctgaagaagattcCTCAACCGGGGGGCCTCTATTTGTACATGACGGAGAATTGGGGCGGTGTTTCGCCGTTCCCCACGAGTATGAAGATATCCTGGGACGAGTAG